The following are encoded together in the Robertmurraya sp. FSL R5-0851 genome:
- a CDS encoding DUF6044 family protein — protein MFVFALIVIAIYLLPLFVLGENAHIRVHDNLDSNLAWYKVLSRSGELFGEIDAVIPQVINGLPRNAFGTEFSGIVWLHHFLPTMTAYAISQAITRIFAFLGMYLLLRDYYVPKSSDTVIRIGVALAFALTPFWPSGMLSTLGMPLALWAFLNVRSGKKTWKNVIIFTFLPFYSSFVLGFFFFMVAMGIFWFYELLTRKKLQIRFFLSIMYMTVVFLLVEYRLVSSFLVAGEPNSRDEYIHATLPLWRVIRLTFKNFILGHTHVMTVHGLVILPILFIALFLVLINKSWKEHKVYLTLFVLNFFLSLWYAFWFYEGWAPIVERFHFLNTFNFARFHFLRPLIIYINFAQALFIIKSYIQKNGYIRYILVAQIMLLFAFNEEIINHRKPTVKQFYATEQFENIKAYIERPVNEYRVVSIGLHPAIAQYNGFYTLDTYNNFYPLTYKHQFRTIIEKELSKNKKIKRYFDEWGGRCYIFTAQMGKHYMVKKNSSKTLKNLQLQTSKIKELGGEYVFSALPIKNADENKLQLEKIFQSDSSAWTIYLYKLY, from the coding sequence ATGTTCGTATTTGCATTAATAGTAATAGCTATTTATTTACTACCTTTATTTGTTCTAGGAGAAAATGCGCATATACGAGTTCATGATAACTTGGATTCCAATCTTGCTTGGTATAAAGTCCTTTCCCGTAGTGGGGAACTATTTGGAGAGATTGATGCTGTAATCCCACAAGTTATAAATGGACTGCCTAGAAATGCCTTTGGAACCGAATTTAGTGGAATCGTTTGGCTTCATCATTTTCTTCCAACGATGACGGCGTATGCTATTAGCCAGGCGATCACACGTATTTTTGCATTTCTTGGTATGTACTTATTGCTTCGAGATTACTATGTGCCAAAAAGTTCTGATACGGTGATTCGTATAGGTGTTGCATTAGCCTTTGCGTTAACCCCTTTTTGGCCATCAGGGATGTTAAGTACACTTGGTATGCCATTGGCATTATGGGCATTCCTTAATGTTCGAAGTGGAAAGAAAACTTGGAAAAACGTCATCATTTTTACTTTCTTACCATTCTATTCTAGCTTTGTATTAGGTTTTTTCTTCTTTATGGTAGCGATGGGGATCTTTTGGTTTTACGAGCTTTTGACGAGAAAAAAGCTTCAAATACGATTTTTTCTTTCTATCATGTATATGACAGTGGTTTTTTTACTTGTAGAATATCGTCTAGTTAGCTCCTTCCTCGTTGCTGGTGAACCAAACAGTCGAGATGAGTATATTCATGCCACTCTTCCATTATGGCGCGTGATTCGCTTAACTTTTAAGAATTTCATCCTAGGACATACACATGTGATGACCGTTCATGGTTTAGTCATCCTTCCAATACTCTTTATTGCTCTTTTTTTAGTATTAATAAACAAGAGTTGGAAAGAGCATAAAGTGTATCTTACCTTATTCGTTTTAAACTTTTTCTTATCCCTTTGGTATGCATTTTGGTTTTATGAAGGCTGGGCTCCAATCGTAGAAAGATTTCATTTTTTGAATACCTTTAATTTCGCGAGGTTTCACTTTCTTAGACCGCTTATTATTTATATCAATTTCGCACAAGCTTTGTTCATTATTAAGTCCTACATTCAAAAAAACGGATATATTCGCTACATCCTTGTTGCACAGATCATGCTGTTATTTGCCTTTAATGAAGAAATCATTAATCATCGAAAGCCAACCGTAAAACAATTTTACGCAACAGAACAATTTGAGAACATAAAAGCGTATATAGAAAGACCGGTAAACGAGTATCGTGTGGTAAGTATTGGCCTTCATCCAGCAATTGCACAGTATAACGGTTTCTACACACTGGATACGTATAATAACTTTTATCCTTTAACTTATAAGCATCAATTTCGAACCATTATTGAAAAGGAATTAAGTAAGAATAAAAAAATTAAAAGGTATTTCGATGAATGGGGAGGAAGATGCTATATTTTTACAGCCCAAATGGGAAAGCATTATATGGTAAAAAAGAATTCTTCTAAAACTTTAAAAAATTTGCAGCTTCAGACATCCAAAATTAAGGAGTTAGGTGGAGAATACGTATTTTCAGCATTGCCTATTAAAAATGCGGATGAAAACAAATTGCAGCTTGAAAAAATATTTCAATCGGACAGCTCTGCTTGGACCATTTATTTATACAAATTATATTAA
- a CDS encoding VOC family protein gives MEQLLPLKGHHHVSAITANAKGNYEFYTKTLGLRLVKKTVNQDDTSVYHLFYADERGNPGTDLTFFEIPNAGQTRYGTNSISTTSLRVPSDSAIQYWKVRFDSLGIEYEEQNVYKRLSLAFKDFEGQRLMLVSDENNQGVKGGKPWEKSPVPVEHAIIGLGPVMLTVAKLESTALILSRVLGFKEVGTYMLQDKKVTVFETGLGGSGAEVHVLEESDLPVERPGRGSVHHVAFRVENEEQLRKWVQYLKELRIASSGFVERYYFKSLYFREANGILFELATDGPGFEGDESFENLGERLALPPYFEAQRSSIEAKLKPLDTKE, from the coding sequence ATGGAGCAGTTATTACCTTTAAAAGGACATCATCATGTATCCGCCATAACAGCGAATGCAAAGGGAAATTATGAATTTTATACAAAAACCCTAGGTTTACGACTTGTGAAAAAAACCGTAAACCAAGATGATACGTCTGTCTATCATTTATTTTATGCAGATGAACGAGGGAATCCAGGCACCGATCTGACGTTTTTTGAAATACCTAACGCAGGTCAAACAAGATACGGTACAAATAGTATCTCAACTACTTCTCTACGTGTTCCATCAGATTCTGCGATTCAGTATTGGAAGGTAAGATTTGATTCCTTAGGTATTGAATACGAAGAACAAAACGTATACAAAAGATTATCTCTTGCATTTAAGGATTTCGAAGGGCAAAGATTGATGCTTGTATCAGATGAGAATAATCAAGGTGTTAAAGGGGGAAAACCTTGGGAGAAAAGCCCAGTTCCCGTTGAACATGCGATTATAGGATTGGGCCCTGTGATGTTGACCGTAGCAAAGCTTGAATCTACTGCTCTGATTCTATCTCGGGTTTTAGGATTTAAAGAAGTAGGAACCTATATGCTTCAAGATAAGAAAGTGACAGTATTTGAAACCGGGTTAGGAGGATCTGGAGCCGAAGTACATGTCCTTGAAGAGTCAGACCTTCCAGTGGAAAGACCAGGACGCGGAAGTGTACACCACGTAGCATTCCGAGTGGAAAATGAAGAACAATTGCGAAAGTGGGTTCAGTATTTAAAAGAGTTGCGAATTGCTAGCTCAGGATTTGTTGAAAGATACTACTTTAAGTCTTTATATTTTCGAGAGGCTAATGGAATCCTATTTGAATTAGCAACGGATGGTCCAGGTTTTGAGGGGGATGAATCATTTGAGAATCTTGGTGAACGTCTCGCTCTTCCTCCATATTTTGAAGCACAAAGAAGTAGTATTGAAGCTAAGTTAAAGCCTTTAGATACAAAAGAATAA
- a CDS encoding DUF47 domain-containing protein: MVFKKKDKFNTLLSSIAQNLKEGADYFADYKLKNVSDLKIFSETLKDYETKGDTYVHEVIKELNNAFITPIEREDILALAMSMDDVIDGIEHCAAMFEMYNITQADEFMVKFVEAIRNCAIEIQQSVELLSTKKLPSIREHAIKIKDYESKCDGILRQSIKHLFSVEKDPIRVIQYKEIYEELEEIADSCQGVANTLETIIMKNA, from the coding sequence ATGGTTTTCAAGAAGAAAGACAAATTTAATACTTTGTTAAGCAGCATTGCACAAAACCTTAAAGAAGGTGCAGATTATTTCGCTGATTACAAGTTAAAAAATGTGAGCGATCTAAAAATATTCTCCGAAACATTAAAGGATTATGAAACTAAAGGAGATACATATGTACACGAAGTAATAAAAGAATTAAATAACGCTTTTATTACTCCAATTGAGCGCGAAGATATCCTTGCTTTAGCTATGAGTATGGATGATGTAATCGATGGAATTGAGCATTGTGCAGCTATGTTTGAAATGTACAATATCACTCAAGCTGACGAATTTATGGTGAAGTTTGTAGAGGCTATCAGAAACTGTGCGATTGAAATTCAGCAATCGGTTGAACTGCTTTCAACAAAAAAGCTTCCATCGATTCGTGAACATGCGATCAAAATTAAAGACTATGAGTCAAAATGTGATGGAATCCTTCGTCAGTCAATCAAGCATTTATTTTCAGTAGAAAAAGATCCAATTCGTGTGATTCAATACAAAGAAATTTACGAAGAACTTGAAGAGATTGCTGATAGCTGTCAAGGCGTGGCAAACACACTTGAAACCATCATCATGAAAAATGCATAA
- a CDS encoding inorganic phosphate transporter, with protein sequence MDALFVITILIVIGALAFDFINGFHDTANAIATSVSTKALKPRHAIILAAVMNFVGAMTFTGVAKTITKDIVDPFTLQNGELVILAALIAAIFWNLLTWYYGIPSSSSHAIIGSIAGAAIAAAGFTSLNYTGFLKILQALLFSPIIAFVAGFIVYSLFKVIFKHNNLTKTNRNFRTFQIFTAALQAYTHGTNDAQKAMGIITMALIANGFTTSTDIPFWVQFSCALAMGLGTSVGGWKIIKTVGGKIMKIRPVNGVAADLTGAMIIFGATYIHLPVSTTHVISSSILGVGASHRLKGVKWGTAQRMLITWVITLPISATIAALCYFVLNMIF encoded by the coding sequence ATGGATGCATTATTTGTGATAACCATTTTGATAGTAATCGGTGCACTGGCGTTTGACTTTATTAATGGATTCCATGATACAGCAAATGCAATTGCCACATCAGTTTCAACAAAAGCGTTAAAGCCAAGGCATGCAATCATCCTCGCTGCGGTCATGAACTTTGTAGGTGCGATGACATTCACCGGGGTTGCAAAAACGATAACAAAGGATATTGTCGATCCCTTTACATTACAAAACGGTGAGCTTGTCATATTAGCTGCTTTAATTGCAGCGATTTTCTGGAACTTATTAACTTGGTACTATGGAATTCCGAGTAGCTCATCACATGCCATTATTGGATCAATTGCGGGTGCAGCCATTGCAGCTGCAGGTTTCACTTCGCTGAATTATACTGGATTCTTAAAAATCTTGCAGGCATTACTTTTTTCTCCTATTATTGCATTTGTAGCTGGATTTATCGTTTATAGCCTATTTAAGGTGATATTTAAACACAATAACCTAACGAAGACGAATAGAAACTTTCGTACTTTTCAGATTTTCACAGCTGCTCTTCAAGCTTATACACATGGAACAAATGACGCTCAAAAAGCGATGGGGATTATTACGATGGCATTGATTGCCAACGGGTTTACTACTTCTACAGATATCCCTTTCTGGGTTCAATTTTCCTGTGCGTTAGCCATGGGATTAGGAACAAGTGTTGGTGGTTGGAAAATCATCAAGACAGTTGGTGGAAAAATCATGAAAATTAGACCTGTTAATGGAGTAGCAGCTGACTTAACTGGAGCAATGATCATTTTTGGTGCTACTTATATTCACCTACCAGTAAGTACTACACATGTTATTTCGTCTTCTATTCTAGGAGTGGGTGCTTCTCACCGTCTGAAGGGTGTAAAATGGGGTACAGCTCAAAGAATGTTAATTACTTGGGTGATTACCTTACCTATTTCAGCAACTATTGCAGCACTTTGCTATTTTGTTCTTAATATGATTTTTTAA
- a CDS encoding AAA domain-containing protein — MMATYLQLWQKALQIEISYLKKYGSTRYRLTHGYAINEREPFIYYFNTASTTTSIPIGSKVTLWWGERKIAGRVLSSEGKSMMIELEQYIGAVLSELMLQYDPWELLDELINRLQDIRSSKKKRARIQKMMEPSMVPLHPIEKIKTNVHELVLRSKYNPITFVWGPPGTGKTYTLARVVANKYLKGKKVLVLSQSNQAVDVLMLELLRFVDKQNKLQVGELLRYGSQVSEILQDTPLTIDYLLKKHHPELSEQREEMRTERHLLKKDLVGSFSARDSQTLLEVEKKLVQVLDKIRTKEMMFVKDAEVIGTTLAKAASDPAIYEKEYDLVIIDEVSMAYIPQVAFAVSLGKRSIVCGDFKQLPPIAHANHLLVNEWLKEDVFHKSGVVNGLKEGALHPHLFLLSEQRRMHPDISAFTNQFVYLGLVKDYKSMYTIREPIANRAPFPKMASILLDTSHMGEYCMRSTSGSRFNLLQVLLSFQVIHELYMGGSKNIGYTTPYRAQAELMDTLLQDLYNQQLQKGEILSATVHKFQGSEREVMVLDTVDSFPESRPSMLLTGKESERLINVAVTRTKGKFVHLANRNYIKQKVYRDKTFRKLVEFQESNNQLITSAQIGTWIKNQHDHITWMHAKKLEKLISDVKSAKSEILVSLPKGKELSNEWIRHLQGSSVKLIIR, encoded by the coding sequence ATGATGGCAACGTATTTACAACTTTGGCAAAAAGCACTACAAATAGAGATTTCATATTTGAAAAAGTACGGTAGCACAAGGTATCGCCTTACTCATGGCTACGCGATTAACGAGAGGGAACCTTTTATTTATTATTTTAATACGGCATCAACTACAACGAGTATTCCAATTGGGTCTAAAGTAACATTATGGTGGGGAGAGCGAAAAATAGCTGGTCGAGTTTTATCATCAGAAGGGAAAAGTATGATGATAGAACTTGAACAATATATCGGAGCTGTCTTAAGTGAACTCATGCTCCAATATGATCCATGGGAACTTTTAGACGAATTAATTAATCGACTTCAAGACATTCGTTCAAGCAAGAAGAAAAGGGCAAGGATTCAAAAAATGATGGAGCCAAGTATGGTACCGCTGCATCCGATTGAAAAAATAAAAACGAATGTACATGAGCTTGTGCTCAGGTCAAAATATAATCCGATTACCTTTGTTTGGGGTCCTCCTGGAACTGGAAAAACCTATACACTTGCAAGGGTTGTTGCCAATAAATATTTAAAAGGGAAAAAGGTGCTTGTGTTATCTCAGAGTAACCAAGCTGTGGATGTGTTAATGTTAGAGCTCCTGCGATTTGTTGACAAACAAAATAAGCTCCAGGTTGGAGAGCTTCTTCGATATGGATCACAAGTAAGTGAAATATTACAGGATACTCCTTTAACTATTGATTATTTATTAAAAAAACATCACCCTGAACTTTCAGAGCAAAGAGAAGAAATGAGAACGGAGAGGCATTTACTAAAAAAAGATTTAGTAGGTTCTTTCTCTGCAAGAGACTCTCAAACACTTTTAGAAGTAGAAAAAAAGTTAGTTCAGGTTCTAGATAAAATTCGTACGAAAGAAATGATGTTTGTAAAAGATGCGGAGGTAATTGGTACTACGCTCGCAAAAGCTGCCTCAGACCCCGCTATTTATGAAAAGGAATATGATCTGGTTATTATAGACGAGGTAAGTATGGCATATATCCCGCAAGTTGCATTCGCAGTTTCTCTAGGGAAAAGAAGCATTGTTTGCGGTGACTTTAAACAGCTACCACCCATTGCACATGCCAATCACCTGCTAGTAAATGAATGGTTAAAAGAGGATGTGTTTCATAAGTCTGGAGTTGTAAACGGGTTGAAAGAGGGGGCGTTGCATCCTCATTTATTTTTATTATCGGAACAAAGGAGAATGCATCCAGATATCTCAGCATTCACAAACCAATTTGTTTATTTGGGTCTTGTAAAAGATTACAAAAGTATGTACACCATAAGAGAGCCAATCGCAAATAGAGCTCCATTTCCAAAGATGGCATCGATTTTATTAGACACGAGTCATATGGGGGAGTACTGTATGCGTTCCACTTCTGGGTCGCGATTTAATTTGTTACAGGTTTTGCTCTCATTTCAGGTCATTCATGAATTATATATGGGTGGTTCTAAAAATATAGGGTATACGACTCCTTACCGTGCTCAAGCAGAACTAATGGATACACTGTTGCAAGATTTATACAATCAGCAGCTTCAGAAGGGGGAGATTCTATCTGCAACGGTACACAAATTTCAAGGAAGTGAAAGGGAAGTAATGGTTCTTGATACGGTTGATTCCTTTCCTGAAAGTAGACCGAGCATGTTATTAACCGGGAAAGAGAGTGAGAGGTTAATTAATGTAGCAGTGACAAGGACAAAGGGTAAATTTGTTCATCTTGCTAACCGAAATTACATAAAACAGAAGGTATACCGAGATAAAACGTTTCGAAAGTTAGTAGAATTTCAGGAAAGTAACAATCAGCTTATTACTTCGGCACAAATAGGTACCTGGATAAAAAATCAACATGATCATATAACCTGGATGCATGCGAAAAAACTCGAGAAATTGATAAGCGATGTAAAGTCAGCCAAATCTGAAATTCTCGTTTCTCTTCCAAAAGGAAAAGAATTATCAAATGAGTGGATCCGGCATCTACAAGGCTCTTCCGTTAAGCTTATTATTAGATAA
- a CDS encoding CAP domain-containing protein — MNGSSNEQGKSKSLAHNGDILKIKTGVITIDPNAYSTGTPSGKYPHSQIIKQGQWKIVTGQAGQQQPTQQQPQATQPQQAPTQNQNQAAPADQAPAPKTTPAAGSISSIESRVIELTNAERKKAGLPTLQADTKLSNVAREKSRDMQQKGYFSHTSPTYGSPFDMMRDFGITYQSAGENIAKGQRTPEEVVQAWMNSEGHRKNILSGNYSHIGVGYVEAGNHWTQMFIKK; from the coding sequence ATGAACGGGTCATCAAACGAACAAGGCAAATCTAAATCACTAGCACATAACGGTGACATATTAAAAATTAAAACAGGCGTTATCACAATTGACCCTAATGCTTATAGTACTGGTACACCAAGTGGGAAATATCCACATAGCCAGATTATTAAGCAAGGTCAATGGAAGATTGTTACTGGCCAAGCTGGACAGCAACAACCAACACAACAACAGCCGCAGGCGACACAGCCACAACAAGCTCCAACACAAAATCAAAACCAAGCAGCTCCTGCTGACCAAGCACCAGCACCAAAAACTACACCTGCTGCTGGGTCCATTAGCTCAATTGAGTCGCGAGTAATTGAGTTAACAAATGCTGAACGTAAAAAAGCTGGTTTACCTACGCTTCAAGCTGATACTAAACTTAGTAACGTAGCTCGTGAGAAATCACGTGATATGCAACAAAAAGGGTATTTTTCACATACGAGTCCAACTTACGGCTCTCCATTTGACATGATGCGTGATTTTGGAATTACGTATCAGAGTGCTGGAGAGAACATTGCAAAAGGACAGAGAACTCCTGAGGAAGTTGTCCAGGCATGGATGAATAGTGAAGGACATCGTAAAAACATTTTGAGTGGTAACTATTCACATATTGGCGTTGGTTATGTAGAAGCTGGTAACCACTGGACCCAAATGTTTATAAAGAAGTAG
- a CDS encoding glycosyltransferase family 2 protein, producing MNSTNVTIVVPCYNEEEILHKTFSDLSNLLTSMIDDGLVSPKSKILFVDDGSKDQTWKLIYKETLKNGMIKGIKLSRNVGHQNALLAGIHIATESSDAIITIDADLQDDIYVMREFIENYQLGYDVIYGVREKRDSDTFFKRFTAESFYKLMNKMGVELIYNHADYRLLSKRAAEYLQGFEEVNMFLRGIIPLLGFQSTKVFYERKERTAGESKYPLRKMLSFAFNGITSFSVTPIRLVLVGGLVSFFISLFFALYFLGLKFFGNTELGWTSLITSIWLIGGLQLIAIGLIGEYIGKIYKESKRRPKYIVDIDMFKLPIGRNFALDEGQELFKDDAIPIQSLSEYNN from the coding sequence TTGAACTCAACAAACGTAACAATTGTTGTACCTTGTTACAATGAAGAAGAAATCTTACACAAAACCTTTTCTGATTTATCCAACTTGTTGACTAGTATGATTGATGATGGGCTAGTTTCTCCAAAGAGTAAGATACTGTTTGTAGATGACGGCAGTAAAGACCAAACATGGAAACTAATATATAAAGAAACGTTAAAGAACGGAATGATTAAGGGAATCAAACTGTCTAGAAATGTAGGTCATCAAAATGCTTTATTAGCCGGTATTCACATAGCAACAGAGTCATCGGACGCTATTATTACGATTGATGCAGATTTACAGGACGATATATATGTTATGCGAGAATTTATTGAGAATTATCAGTTGGGATATGATGTGATCTATGGTGTAAGGGAGAAGCGTGATTCTGATACATTCTTTAAAAGATTTACAGCTGAATCATTCTATAAGTTAATGAACAAAATGGGAGTAGAGCTTATATATAACCATGCGGACTATCGTTTATTGAGTAAGCGTGCAGCAGAGTACCTACAAGGATTTGAGGAAGTGAATATGTTTTTACGGGGAATTATTCCTCTCCTTGGATTTCAATCTACAAAGGTTTTTTATGAAAGAAAAGAACGAACAGCAGGTGAAAGTAAATATCCTTTACGAAAAATGCTATCGTTTGCATTTAATGGTATTACTTCCTTTTCAGTTACTCCGATTCGGTTAGTTCTCGTTGGAGGTTTAGTTTCTTTTTTTATCAGTCTTTTCTTTGCACTTTATTTTCTAGGTTTAAAATTTTTTGGAAATACAGAGCTTGGCTGGACTTCCCTTATCACCTCTATTTGGCTGATTGGTGGTCTTCAATTAATCGCAATTGGGTTAATAGGGGAATATATCGGAAAAATATATAAAGAGTCCAAACGCCGTCCAAAATACATCGTTGATATTGATATGTTCAAGCTGCCAATCGGACGAAACTTTGCACTTGATGAGGGGCAAGAGTTGTTCAAGGATGATGCTATACCCATTCAAAGCTTATCTGAATATAACAATTAA
- a CDS encoding DUF2533 family protein, with protein sequence MSVHKALSDHAKKLNAILTHYANLDREREFYIEEALSLFERGLPFTTDNINSITIEMNKLSKKIENLPPRKLVTKEMVEEYANRRK encoded by the coding sequence GTGAGTGTACATAAAGCATTATCTGATCATGCGAAAAAATTAAACGCTATTTTAACCCATTACGCAAATCTTGACCGGGAACGGGAATTCTACATAGAGGAAGCATTATCTCTTTTCGAAAGAGGCCTTCCCTTCACTACCGACAACATTAACTCTATTACAATTGAAATGAACAAACTTTCTAAAAAAATTGAAAATCTTCCACCTCGAAAACTTGTAACCAAGGAAATGGTTGAAGAATATGCAAATAGACGAAAATAA
- a CDS encoding MerR family transcriptional regulator, with amino-acid sequence MNTSSVAKQLGVSSSTVKRWVKQLKLNLEKNEMGHFTYRQEDVDLLITYKEQQNEALLVYTEISAGKDYLRRGTVHTSMDDDDSVLLNRIKCLESIVQSKADQVVEYQILQHRREMEEMQATLEKLEERIRELEAQQVSPSTLVTPSEQPINIKPRRKKKHWILQSLFRSSTQHSS; translated from the coding sequence ATGAATACGAGTTCGGTTGCAAAACAATTAGGTGTTTCTTCAAGTACCGTAAAACGTTGGGTAAAACAATTAAAACTTAACTTAGAGAAAAATGAGATGGGTCATTTCACTTACCGGCAAGAAGACGTTGACCTTTTAATAACCTATAAAGAGCAACAAAACGAAGCTTTACTCGTTTACACTGAGATTTCAGCTGGTAAAGACTATTTACGAAGAGGCACTGTTCATACATCCATGGATGATGATGATTCGGTTCTTCTTAATCGTATTAAATGTCTAGAGTCCATTGTACAGTCAAAGGCGGACCAGGTCGTGGAATATCAGATACTCCAACATCGAAGAGAAATGGAAGAAATGCAAGCTACCCTCGAAAAACTTGAAGAAAGAATTCGTGAATTAGAAGCTCAGCAAGTATCTCCTTCAACCCTTGTTACTCCTTCTGAACAACCTATAAATATAAAACCCCGAAGAAAGAAAAAACACTGGATTCTACAAAGTCTTTTCCGTTCTTCCACCCAACACAGCTCTTAG